GTCGTGGACGCCTCAAATACTAGAGCCTAAGATGCGAACTGTTATGAAGAAACTTCACATGCTGACTGCCCTGGTGCTCACCGGCTTCGCCGCCGCGCAGGACACCACCACGACCACCGAGACGACCACGACCACGACGACCACCACCGTCGCGGAACCCGTGAACGCCCCGGCCATGATGAGCGCCGACGAGAACTTCGCCAAGGCGCAGGAATACGCCGTGCAGGCCGACGTCGCCTACCCCATCCCCTTCTACGACCGCACGCTGTGGAAGGCCGCCGTGGACCACGCCTACTACGCCGCCAGCATGGAAGCCGGCAACCGCGACTACAGCGCGTACCTGGCGCAGCTGTACACCAAGACCCAGTGGTGGATCAACGCGTACAACGCCTGGACCCGCCTGGGCGACCTGAACGACCAGGAGAAGGAATGGGCGTCCCTCAGCGCCGCCAAACTGGCGTACATGGCCCTGCAGCGCGGTGACAAGACCATGGCCCGCATGTACGTCGAGAAGGGCATGGCCTGGGCCGACAGCGCCAGCCTCCAGGCCATCATGAAACGCCTGTAACCGAAACCAGCAGCATGAGAAGCGGGAGGCCCACTGTGGCCTCCCCTTTCGTTGCCCTGAATTGCGCATGAAGAGGCGAGACGCGGGGTTTTCCCAGCGTTCCGCCTCCTGCACGCCGCGCCCTTACTGCAGGGTGCGCAGCGTCTCGCGCATGATCTCCAGACCCGTCGCGGCCTCCTCGCGGGTCAGGATCAGCGGCGGGGAGATACGGATCACGGCCTCACCGCAATCGAGGTTCAGCAGGCCACGCTCGAACATCGCCATGCTCGCCCGGTCCCGCAGCGCCCCGTCCGGGCTGCCGTCGGGCTTCACGAACTCCAGCCCGATGAACAGCCCCGCGCCGCGCACGTCCCCCAGGAACGGGAATTCCGCCTGCATGCCCTTCAGCTCGGCCATGATGAACTCGCCCACCTGCGCGGCGTTGTCCATCAGGTTCGCGCCGCAGCCCGGGTGCTGCACCTTCCCTTCCAGCAGGTCCAGTGTCGAGTGCGCCGCGGCCGCCGCCACCGGGTTCCCGCCGTACGTGCTGCCGTGCGACCCGACCGGCCACGTCATGACGCTCTCCTTGGCCAGCAGCGCCCCCAGCGGCATGCCCGACGCGATGCCCTTCGCGGACGTGATGATGTCCGGCTGCACGTCAAAGTGCTGGAAGCTGAACATCTTCCCGGTGCGGCCCATCCCGGCCTGCACCTCGTCGAAGATCAGCATGATCCCGTACTTGTCGCACAGCGCCCGCAGGCCCGGCAGGAAGTCCGCCGGGGGCACGATGTACCCACCCTCGCCCTGCATGGGTTCCACGATGATCGCCGCGACCTCATCGGCGGGCAGGATGCCCACGAACAGCCCCTCGATGTGATCCAGCACCGCCTGACCGCACGTCTCGGGCGTGCTGCCCAGCGGCGGACGGAACGGGTTCGGGTACGGCACGTGGCTCACGGCGGGCAGCAGCGGGCCGAAGCCACGCTTGTACTTCGTCTTGCTGCCCGTCAGCGTGATCGCGCCGTACGTCCGCCCGTGGAAGCTGCCCATCGTCGAGATGATGTGCTGCCGTCCCGTGTGGTTGCGCGCCAGTTTCACGGCCGCCTCGACCGCCTCGGCGCCGCTGTTGCTGAAGAACACGCGCCACTTCTCGCCCGGTTTCTCCACGTGCTTCACGAGACGCTCGGCGAGGCTGGTCGTGATCTCCTGCGGGTAATCCGTCAGGCACACGTGCGTGAACTTCGTGATCTGCTCCTGCACCGCCTGCACCACATGCGGATGCGCGTGCCCGGTCGTGCTCACCGCGATCCCCGCGAAGAAATCCAGCATGGTGTTCCCGTCCACGTCCGTCAGCCACACGCCCTCACCGTGATCCGGCACGAACGGGTACGGACGCATGTAGGACGTCGAGAGGTGCTGGCTGTCGCGCTCCATGATCGAAGCGGTCTTCGGGCCGGGCAGGGAGGTCTTCAGTTCAGGCTGACGGGGTTTGGGAAGGGTGGTCATGGATGTTCTCCTGGGGAGCGGGACGGTAGAGTCGCGGGCGACCCCTCCGCCCCTTCGGGGCACCTCCCCTCAAGGGGAGGCGGGTGATTCCTGGCTCCCCTCAAGGGGAGCTGGCCGCGCAGCGGACTGAAGGGTTGCGCTGTGTCTCAGTCGCCGCTGACGGGTTGCGCGGCCTGCACCATGCCGTCTGGCGCGGTGTCGGTCGCGGCGCCGATGCCGTGGGCGGCCCATTTGTCTTCGCGGCTGTTGAGGCGGTGCTGGGTGGCGCCGGGGCGGTGGCGGGATTCGGCGAATTCCTTGGGTTCAATGCTGATGCGTTCGCCTTCCATGAGGCCGAAGATGCCGCTCTGGCCGGGTTCCTTGCGTTGCCAGTCGGTGGGGACGAGCATGTCGGGGCCGGTGTAGTCGGTGGGTTCGCTGTACGCGGCGATGTAGCCTTCGAAGTTGCGCAGGATGAGCTTCTCGGGGCTGTGCGACAGGACGTAGTTGGGGGCGACGGGGATCTTGCCGCCGCCGCCGGGGGCGTCCACGACGTACGTGGGAACGCTGTAGCCGCTGGTGTGGCCGCGCAGGCTTTCCATGATTTCCAGGCCCTTGCTGACGGTGGTGCGCAGGTGCCCGGCACCGTGCACGAGGTCGCACTGGTAGATGTAGTAGGGGCGCACGCGGATCTTGACGAGTTCGCGCACGAGTTTCTGCATGATGACGGGGTGGTCGTTCACGCCGCGCAGCAGCACGCTCTGGTTGCCCAGGGGGACGCCGGCGCGGGTGAGGCGGTCGCAGGCGTCGGCGACTTCCGGGGTGATTTCCTTGGGGTGGTTGACGTGGATGTTCATCCACACCGGGTGGTTTTCACTGAGGACGTCGCAGAGTTCCTGCGTGACGCGCATGGGCATGAACACGGGGACGCGGGTGCCGATGCGGATGATCTCGATGTGCTCGATCTTGCGCAGTTCGGCCAGCAGGCGGCCCAGGACTTTCGGCGCGAGGGTGAGGGGGTCACCGCCGGACAGCAGGACGTCGCGGACCTGGGGGGTGTTGCGCAGGTAGTTCAGCTGCTGCTCGTACTCGGCGGGGTTGAAGGTCTCGGTGGGGTCGCCGACGATGCGGCTACGGGTGCAGTAGCGGCAGTAGCTGGCGCACTGCGTGGTGACGAGCATCAGCACGCGGTCCGGGTAGCGGTGCACCAGGCCGGGGACGGGGCTGTGCTTGTCCTCCGCCAGGGAGTCTTCCATCATGCTCGTGAACGGCTGAAGTTCTTCCTCGGTGGGGATCACCTGTCGCCTGACGGGGCAGGTGGGATCGTCGCGGTCCATGAGGCTGGCGAAGTACGGGGTGATGTCCAGGCGGAAGATGCCCTCGGCGCTGGCGCCCTTGCGTTCGCTGTCGGTCAGGGTGAGGACTTCCTCGAGTTCGGCGACGCTGTTGATGCGGTTTTTCAGCTGCCATTTCCAGTCGTACCACTGCTCGTCGGGCACGTCGGCCCACTTGTCGGCGCGGTGGTTGCGGGGCAGCATCATCTGGCTGCGAAGGGTGGCCTGCGGGTGAATCGGCATGGGAAAACCTCCGGTGGTGCGGCGTGAACGGGTGAAACTCGAATTGAGTGCGCCCTTATTGTCCGCGCTGGGCGGGCCGGATTGGAATGCGCGTCGCCTGTCAGGTGCGCGGGGGTCGCCGCACACCAGCCTCGCAAACGCCACCCACCACCTTCCAAATGCTAAGGTGGGGGGGTATGAGACAGTCCGGCGGCCACCTCGACCCCCTCGACCACCGCATCCTGCAGGAACTCCAGACGGACTCCCGCCTGAGCATGCGCGAACTCGGCCGCCGCGTCGGCCTGAGCGCCCCCGCCGTCACTGAACGCGTCCGCCGCCTCGAAGACGCCGGCGTGATCCTCGGCTACGGCATCCGCGTCGCCAGCAAACCGCTCGGGCGCACCATCACCGCCTTCATCGGCGTGCAGGACAGTGGCCGCAACGACCCCACCCTGGTCCGCTGGGCCACCAGGCACGACGGCGTGCTGGAATGCCACAGCGTCACCGGGGACAACTCCTGCATCCTGAAAGTCGCCGTGCCCGACGTCGGCGCGCTGGAACACATGCTGACCGAACTGATCAACATGGGCTTCACCTGCGACACCAGCATCGTCCTCAGCACCCCCCTGGAAGGCAAACTGCTCCTCCCGCCCCGGTAAACGCGCCGGGCAGTCCGGGCGGCAGGTAAGCTGCCGTCATGGTGTCTGAACTGCGGGAGCTGTTCGTGCGGGACCTCCAGAAGCTCATCGCAGAACTGGAGGCGTACCCGGACGACGCCTCCGTGTGGCGGGTACGGGGGGACATCGTGAATCCGGCGGGGACGCTGGCGCTGCACCTGATCGGGAACCTGTCGCAGTTCATCGGCGCGGACCTCGGTGGCGCGCCGTTCGAGCGGGACCGGGAGGCGGAGTTCGCGCGGCGGGACGTGCCCCGCGCGGAACTGATCGCGGGGCTGCGGGAGGTGTCGGCGCGGGTGGTCTCGGCCCTGGACGGCCTGGACGCGGCGCGGCTGGACGAGGTGAGTGCGCGGCAGCTGCCGGGCTTCCCGGAGGGCATGACAGTCCGGTACTTCCTGATTCACCTGTACGGGCACCTGAACTGGCACCTGGGGCAGGTGGATTACCACCGCCGGATGCTGGACTGAACGCAGGTTCTTCCCAGGTCACTTCACCTTGACGTAGGCGCTGTAGCTGCCGACGGACTGCATCCAGAGGATGCGCTGTCCGCCGCGTCCTGCCTCGAAGTACGCGTTGTACACGCTGGGCTTGCCTTCGATGTCGCTGAAGCTGATCTGCCAGTTGCCCTTCATGGCGTGTTTGCCGCTGGATTTGGCGCCGCTGAAGGTCTGCGCGCCGACGACGCCGCTGGCCATGGCGAGGCTCCAGCGGTACGTGCCGTTCCCGACGAACTCGAACGTCTCGTTGCTGGAGAATCCGGTGGCGCCGGCGCTGAGGCCGGTGAAGGCGTTCACCCACTGCGTGTACCCGCTGGCGTTGCTGCTCCAGGTGCCGGTGAGGTCGCTGGCGGCGACGGCGAAGCGGTTCAGGCCGCGCAGGTTCCGCAGGGGCCGCAGGAGGGTGTCGTCCACGCCGTAGAACTGCGCGGGGTCCAGGCGGTATGCCTTCAGGAAGGTGTCGCGGTCGGGGGTGACGATCTCGATCCAGCCGCTCTCGGCCTGCCGGAACAGCGCGACGTACACCCGCGCCCCGGTCTCCAGGCTGGTGGCGGTCCCGCTGGCGAGGTAGGGCCGTTCGAAGTTCAGGGTGTCGAAGGCCTGCCGGTAGTCCTGCAGGTCGCGGTAGCGGGGCGCGACGAGGGTGTTCCAGGCGTCCCGCAGTGCGGCGTCGGAGTCCGGGTTGTAGGTGGGGCCGCTGGGGTAGTGCAGGCGGATGGTGGTGGTGCCGCGCCGGGCGAGCACCCAGTCCTTCTGCACGACGGACACCCACCCGTCGTCGAAGGTGGTGGTGTCGAACTTGAAGGTGCTCTTCAGCGGCGCGGTGTTCAGCCCGCCCGCTGCGGGGGCCGGGGCGGGTTTCGGTGGGGTGGGCGTGGTCTGGGCGGTGGGGGTTTTCAGGCGCAGGGTGGTCAGGAATGCGTCGAACTGCTCCAGGCATTTTTCGTCGTTGCCGAGCATCAGGACGCTCGCCGCCTGCCCGGCCGCGCTGAAGGTCGCCAGGACCGCCAGACTGGTCCCACCCTCGTAAGCGAACGAGGCGCCGCCCAGGTGGGTCTGCCAGCCGCCGACCGGGTCGCCGCTCTCCTCCTCGGGCGCGTCGTCGGGCGCGTAGGGTTTCACGACCAGGGTGTTCCACTCGCTGCGGAAGTCCTGTTTCACGTTCCCGCTGCCTTTCGTCGCGGCGTACAGGTCGAACAGGCAGTACTGGCCGCCCGCGTTGCGGCTGACGCGCGTGACGCCCTTCGCGGTCGTCTGCGTCCAGCCGCTCGGGGGCGTGAAGGTGTACACGTCGAACGTCGCGGCGTGCGCGGCACTCAGGGTGCTCAGGGCCAGCAGGGGCAGGTGGGCGGGGCGGCTGCGCATGCGGTGAACCTCCAGGGGTGGGGTGCGGACCGGGGGGACGTCCAGTATGAACCGCGCGCCCGGCACCGCGCACGCCCCGCGTCGGGTAGACTGCGGGGCTGATGTCCGACGCTGCCATCCCCTCCCCCACCACTGTTCCGCCCCAGGCCACGGGCATCACCCTGGTCGTCACCGAACGCGTCCGCCTGTCGAAACTGGAGGCGTACGAGGCGTGGGCGCGGCGCCTGCACGCCCTCCAGGCGACCCAGCCGGGCTTCCTGGGCCTGCACGTCCTGCGGGACACGAACGGCCCGGTCGCGGAGTACGTGACGCTGGTGCGGTTCGCGTCCCCGCAGGCCCTCGCCGCGTGGCGCGCCACGCCCGCGTACCGTTCGGCGCTGGCGGAACTGGACGAGTTCACCGCCGACGAGGTCGAGTACCGCGAGGCGCAGGGCCTGGAGGCGTGGTTCGACCGCCCGGCGCGCCTGCCCGCCCCGCCGCTGTGGAAGAACGTGATCGTGGGGATCGTGGGCGTGTACCCGCTGATCATGCTGTTCGCGTGGCTGCTGCGGCCCGTCACCGGGGAGTGGCCCGCGTGGGCGTCCACGCTGGCGACCGCGTCGGTGTCCACGCTGTTCCTGAACTGGCCGGTGCTGCCGTGGCTGTCGCGCCTGCTGCGCCCCTGGCTGTACCCCACCCGGCGCGCCTGACCCCTGACGGAGAGGCGGCCCCGGAAGCACACCGGGGCCGCCTCTTCCTACGTCTGGTTTACGTCCAGGTGCCGTTGACCTCGCGGACGTGCAGGGTGGGGCCGTCCGCGGCGACGATCACGACCCGCGCGCCCTGCGGGGTGTCCGGGCCGGTGGCGCGCCACTCGCTGTCCCCCACCCGCACGCGGCCGATGCCGTTCACGATGGGCGTGACGACCGTGACGGTCTGCCCCACCAGCCGGTGCGCGCCCCGGTTCACGCGGCCCGCCTCGGGCGAGTCCGGCAGGAGGCGCGTCACGTAGCGGCGGCCCAGCGTGACCGCCGCGACGCTCAGCGCGGCGAACAGCAGCAGCTGCACGGCGACCGGCAGGATGGGCAGGACGAACACCAGCAGGCCCAGCGCGAACGCGGCGAGGGCCAGCCACACGAAGAAGATGCCGGGCGCGGCGACTTCCAGGATCAGCAGCAGCGCGCCCAGCACCCACCAGTGCCAGGACTGCACGCGTTCCAGGGTGGGCAGCCAGTCCATCCGCTTATCCCTTGCGCCCGAAGGCGTCCCGGGCGATCTCCGCGACGCCCTGCAGGCTGCCCAGGATGCTCGTCGCTTCCAGCGGCAGGATCAGGGTCTTCTGGTTGGGCGCGCTGGCGATGTCCTTCAGGGCGTCCACGTAGCGCTGCGCGACGAAGTAGTTGATGGCCTGCACGTTCCCCGCAGCAATCGCGTCACTGACCAGCCGGGTCGCCTCGGCTTCCGCCTGCGCGGCGCGTTCGCGGGCCTCGGCCTCCAGGAACGCGGCCTGACGGCGCCCCTCGGCGGAGAGGATCTCGGCCTGCTTCTCGCCCTCGGCCTTCAGGATCGCGGCCTGCCGGAAGCCCTCGGCGTCGAGGATGTTGGCGCGTTTCTCGCGTTCGGCCTTCATCTGGCGGGCCATGCTGGCGACCAGATCGGCCGGCGGCTTGATGTCCTTCACCTCGATTCGCGTTGCTTTGACGCCCCACGGCTCGGTGGCCTCGTCCACGACGGTCAATAGGCGGGCGTTGATCTGGTCACGGTTCGAGAGCAGTTCGTCGAGGTCCATGCTGCCCATCACGGTGCGGATGTTCGTCATGGTCAGGTTCAGGATCGCCTGGTTCAGGTTGCTGACCTCGTAGCTGGCCTTGGCGGCGTCGAGCACCTGGTAGAACACCACGCCGTCCACGGTGACCAGCGCGTTGTCCTTGGTGATGACCTCCTGGCTGGGCACGTCGAGCACCTGTTCCATCATGTTCACGCGGCGCCCGATGCGGTCGATGTACGGAATGATGATGTTCAGCCCCGGTTTCAGCGTCCGCTGGAACTTCCCGAAGCGTTCCTGCGTCCACTCGCTGCCCTGCGGCACGCTCTTGACTCCGGCGAACAGCGTGACCAGCACCAGCATGAGCAGCACGATCACGAAAATGGTGAATCCCATGAAATTGCCTCCCTTTACGGGGCAGTACGCGCCCCCGCCGCGCCGGGTTCCCACGGGACGCTCAGCACACCCAGCAGGGGCAGGTCCCGCCACAGCGGGTACGGGTCCACGCCACGCAGCGCCGCGACGAGCAGGCTGATGACCGTCCCGTGCGCCACGACCGCCACGGTCGGCTGCGGGTTGGCGGCCATGACGGCGTTCACGGCGTTCGAGAAGCGGGTGCGGGCGTCACGCGCGGTCTCCTCGCCGACCACCAGCAGGTCCGGCTGCGCGAAGAACTGCCGGTACTCGGCCTGGAAATCCGCCGGGTCCGCGTGGAAGCGGGCCGTGTAGCGCAGCTGCTCGTGCAGGCCGTGCATGGGCCGCAGCGGCACCCCCAGGTGATCGTCCAGCGCCTGTGCGGTCGCGTGCGCCTTGGGTTCCAGCGAGCACACGATCACGTCCGGACGCGGGTTCAGGCGGGCCGCCAGCGCAGGCAGCTCGGTCAGGGCGTCCGGGGCGAGCGGCCACTCGTGCGCCGGGACGCCCGCCACGAACTGCGGTGTGCCGTGCTTGATCAGGTGCAGGGTGCGGAGCATGGATGCAGGAGAGCATGGGCACTGGTGATGGCGAGAGCCGGCCGCCTAATTCCGACAACACCAGTTTGGTATGAAAGCCTAAATCGGCCTCCGCGTGCGGGTAGGTCAGCTCCGTTTCATGACGTTTCTCTCGTGATTTGATCATTCGCTGCATCTGAGTAATCGTTGTAAATCATGTCTAGTCAATTATCGGTCAGCTGGCCCCTCACCACGTTCAATGACGGAGGTCCGCACAATCCAGCCTCACGGCGACCAAAGGAGAGAACCTCATGCGTCTAACCCGGCTTTCCTCTGCTCCGATCTCCTCTGCCTCGAAGCTCCTGACCCTGCCCGCCCTGCTGGCGCTGCTGAGTGCCTGCAACCTCAGCGCTGCGCCCGGCAGCAGCGATCCGGTCGCCACCACCCCCACCCTGGACGCCCAGGGCCTGAACACCTTCCCCACACCCACCAGCACGACGAAGATCAGCGCCACCATCACCATCCCCAAGGGCACCAGCCGCAACTACGGCAACGCGCGCTACATCTCCAGCACCGACAGCCAGAACGAGAATCAGGCCCCGCTGTTCATCCTGGAAGACGGCGCCAGCCTGAGCAACGTGATCATCGGCGCGCCCGCCGCAGACGGGGTCCACTGCAAGGGCAGCTGCACCCTGACGAACGTCTGGTGGGAGGACGTCGGCGAGGACGCCGCCACCTTCAAGAGCACGGCAGCCTCGCAGGTCATGACCGTCACGGGTGGCGGCGCCCGCAAGGCGACCGACAAGATCTTCCAGCACAACGGCCCCGGCACCATGATCATCCGGAACTTCAGCGCCGAGACGTACGGCACCTTCTACCGCTCATGCGGGAACTGCAAGACGCAGTACCGCCGCAACGTCGTCATCAGCGGCGTCACCGCCAAGGACGGCACCGCGAAACTGGTCGGCGTGAACGAGAACTACGGCGACACCGCCAAGATCAGCGGCGTGACCATCATCGGGCGGCGCGTGCCCGTCTGCGTGCGCTTCACCGGCGTCACCAGCGGCGAACCGAAGGAGATTCCCGGCAGCGGCGGCCCCAGCGGCACCACCTGTCAGTTCAGCACGGGCGACATCAGCTACCAGTGACCGCCTGATACCCGACGACCTCCCCCGGTGTGTGCAATCCACACAGATCGGGGGAGGTCGCCTGCCGGTCGCCGCTGCCGCTAGACTCGCGGGAATGAGTGCGCCGCTGGTGGCCCTGAGGGACGTGGACGTGATCGCGGGTGGGGACACGCGCCTGCGCGGCGTGACGCTGGACGTGCCGCGCGGCGCGGCGCTGCGGCTGTGGGGGTCGAACGGGGGCGGGAAGACGACGCTGCTGCGCCTGCTGGCGGGCGAGGTCGCCCCGGTGCGCGGCGAGCGGGTGTACGGGCTGGGGGACGGGGTGCAGCGCTCGGCGGTGCGGGCGCGGCGGTCGCTGCGACTGGTCGGCCCGGATGCCGAGGCGTTCTATCTGACGCGCGAGTGGGTGCAGACCGTGCAGGACGTGCTCCTGGCGGCACTGTCCGGCGAGCGGTTGAACCTGTGGGAGGCGACACCGGGGGCGCAGGCGCGCGTGGCGGAGGTCGCAACCCTGACCGGGCTGGGGGCGCTGCTGGGGCGGGACGTGCGGACGCTGAGTCACGGGCAGCGGCGGCGGGTGATGCTGGGCGCGGCGCTGATGCCCGCGCCGGAGCTGCTGCTGCTGGACGAGTTCACGGACGGCCTGAGCCCGCAGGCCCGCGCGGAGCTGGGCGCGCTGATCGCGCGGGTGCACGCGTCGGGGGTGGGCGTGGTACTCGCCACGCACCGGCCAGAGGAGGCCCCGGCGCTGCCCTGGCGGACCCTGCGGGTGGAGGGGGGCGTGGTGACCGAGGCCGCGCCGGTCGGGGACGCGCCCTCCCCTGCCCTGGTGCTGCCGGGAGCGTCGGGTGGCGGGGAGGTGCTGGTGGCCGTGCAGGACGCGGTCGTATACCGGGACGGGCACCGGGCGCTGGGGCCGGTCAGCTGGTCGTGGCGCGCGGGGGAGCACTGGCTGGTGACCGGCGAGAACGGCAGTGGCAAGAGCACCCTGGCCCGCCTGATCGCCGGGGAGCTGCACCCCGCGCTGGGCGGGAGCGTCCGGCGGGCGTTCCTGGGGCGCGACCTGCTGACCGAGCGACGCGCGCAGATCGGGCTGGTCAGCGCGGAGCTGGGCATCCGGCAGCGGCGGGACTGGACGGGCCGTGAGGTGATCGCCAGCGCCTGGAGTGGCGCGGAGGGCTTCAGCCCCGCCCTGACCGCAGATCAGGCGCGCGTGGTGGAGGACCTGGCGGCGCACCTCGCCCTGACGGACCTGCTGGACCGCAGTGCCGAGTCGCTGTCGCAGGGGCAGCTGCGGCGCCTGCTGCTGGCCCGCGCGGTCGCGCACCGCCCGCGCCTGCTGATCCTCGACGAGGGCCTGGACTTCCTGGACGCCCACTCGCGCGCCGCGTTCCTGGCGCTGCTGCCCGGTCTGGCCCGCGCGGGCACGCACGTCCTGATCGTCGCGCACCGCGACGCGGACGCCCCGGCGGGCCTCACGCACCACCTGCACCTGGAGGGCGGGCGGGTCGCGTTCACGCGCTCCCTGCGGTCAGACTCGGCTCACCTTCAGGCTCTACCCTGACGCTCATGAAGCGCGTCCACCTGCTTGCCCCGCTGCTCCTCGCGGCCCTAAGCCTCACCCCCGCCCTCGCACAGGGCGCCGCCGCCACGCCCGCGACGCCCGCCGCGGAGGGCGCGCGGACCGTGGAAGCCGTCACCGCCAACAGCAGCAAGGGCTACTCGATCCGCGTTCCTGCCGGGTGGATCCCGCTGAAGAACGTGCCGGGCGCGGACGTGGCGTTCATCAACCGCGACGCAGGCACCGTGCGCCCCACCGTGACCGTGCAGGTGCAGGACGTGGACCCCAAACTGAAGGCGACCCTGGCGGACTTCCGCGACCTGTTCGCGTCGCAGCTGAGCAAGGAAGTCCCGAAGTTCAAGATGCTGGGCGAGAAGACCATCAAGCTGGGCAGCACGCCCGCGATCCTCTGGACGTACCTCGGCGACGGCGAGGGCGGCATGGTCCGCTGGACGCAGGTGTTCACCGTGAAGAACAACCGCCTGTTCACCGCGACCCTCGTGCAGCCCAGCGGCACGACGCCCGAGCAGATCGAGGAAGGCCGCGCGATCCTCACCAGCCTGACCCTGAAGTAATACGGACTCCGGTTGAAAGGTTGGCAAAAACGTTCAACCCGAGCGGATGCGAGCAGGAGCGAAACGGGTTCCGGGCGCGCGGGGTGGAGGTTCGGACGGTTGTCCCCTCCACCCCGCACGCTTTGCACTCAGCCGACGTCGATCATGACCTTCATGGACGTGCGTTTCTCGCGGTCCGCGAACGCGAAGGCCTCGGGCGTCTGCGTGAACGGGAAGCGGTGCGTGACCAGCGCGTCGAGGTTCACGCGACCCGTGGCGGCGAGTTCGATGGCGGCCGGGTAGCCGTTGGCATAGCGGAACACGCCGCGCAGCGTGACCTCGCGGCTGGCGGCGCTGACGATGTCCAGGCTGACCTCCGGGTCGGGCGGGAGGCCCACCAGCACGGCCGTCCCGCCGGGTTTCGGCGCGGCGAGGGTCAGGCGGGTGGTGGGGAGGCTCCCGGCGGTCTCGAAGGCGACGTCCACCCCGGCGTGCGAGGCGTGCAGGCGGTCACGCGCGGCGCACAGTTCCCGGATGACGGTCAGGGCGTCCCCGTGGCGGGCGTTGATGGTGTGC
This region of Deinococcus sp. JMULE3 genomic DNA includes:
- a CDS encoding DcrB-related protein translates to MKRVHLLAPLLLAALSLTPALAQGAAATPATPAAEGARTVEAVTANSSKGYSIRVPAGWIPLKNVPGADVAFINRDAGTVRPTVTVQVQDVDPKLKATLADFRDLFASQLSKEVPKFKMLGEKTIKLGSTPAILWTYLGDGEGGMVRWTQVFTVKNNRLFTATLVQPSGTTPEQIEEGRAILTSLTLK